One part of the Candidatus Saccharimonadales bacterium genome encodes these proteins:
- a CDS encoding type II secretion system protein, giving the protein MSKLNQQKGFTIIEVVLVLAIAGLIFLIVFLALPDLERARRNTQRKSDLGHIVSALQSYASNNAGAFPTAANFQAFLNQYEPNMADPSTNVQYVYTAATVAQLGNPAKFAHGDVDYFPGDVCTAGSPAGGDATQVAVVMALEPDGTFVCQSNQ; this is encoded by the coding sequence ATGAGTAAACTCAATCAGCAGAAAGGATTCACCATCATCGAGGTTGTCCTCGTGCTGGCAATTGCAGGATTAATATTCCTGATCGTCTTTCTTGCCTTGCCGGATCTTGAGCGGGCACGACGAAATACACAACGTAAGAGCGACCTAGGGCACATCGTATCTGCCCTCCAGAGTTATGCATCTAACAATGCTGGAGCATTCCCAACAGCGGCTAACTTCCAGGCATTCCTAAACCAGTATGAGCCCAACATGGCTGACCCGAGCACTAACGTCCAGTATGTCTACACCGCTGCTACGGTAGCACAGCTTGGTAACCCTGCTAAGTTTGCTCATGGCGATGTCGACTACTTCCCAGGCGATGTCTGTACCGCTGGTAGCCCAGCCGGAGGTGATGCCACACAAGTGGCGGTCGTTATGGCCCTCGAACCGGATGGCACTTTCGTCTGTCAATCCAACCAGTAG